A portion of the Bacillus sp. es.034 genome contains these proteins:
- a CDS encoding MFS transporter yields the protein MSQKRKNLTIMLMANFLVAASATMVLPFLSLYIETFGTYSHEYVQRWSGFVFGVTFLTAFFISPLWGRIGDRFGYKPILLITGYGIATSIFLMGFMHSVGGLFILRGIMGAVTGFIPTSMALISSQTPKEEAGRTLGTLQMGTVSGGLFGPVIGGLLADNVGFSYTFIFTSIAIATAATVVLFGIDEQRSREQRDQRNKYSSKEVLQHIFSHKLLVTVLILSCLIQVANFSIQPLLALYVDELTSSSNLAFLAGIAFSATGFGNLIATRRWGKLGDDIGYEKVLSILLVLASIFIVPQALAVELWQLVLFRFLFGIAIGGMIPCVTAYIRQEAPLSMQGEVLGYNQSFRFLGNVIGPVFGGVVSGYIGISSVFYVTGALFLGAFGLLWWSIHHSETPSHVKDY from the coding sequence AACAATGGTGCTGCCCTTTTTATCCCTCTACATTGAAACCTTTGGCACTTACAGTCACGAATATGTACAGCGCTGGTCAGGTTTTGTCTTTGGAGTTACATTTTTAACGGCGTTCTTCATATCTCCCCTGTGGGGTCGGATCGGTGATCGTTTTGGATATAAGCCGATTCTCCTCATCACGGGATACGGGATTGCAACATCCATCTTTTTAATGGGGTTTATGCATTCCGTCGGGGGACTTTTCATCCTGCGGGGAATCATGGGTGCAGTGACGGGGTTCATCCCTACATCGATGGCCCTCATTTCCTCCCAGACACCTAAGGAAGAAGCGGGAAGGACACTCGGCACCCTACAGATGGGAACCGTATCAGGCGGCTTATTCGGGCCGGTGATCGGAGGACTGTTGGCAGACAATGTGGGATTTTCCTACACGTTCATCTTCACTTCCATCGCCATCGCCACTGCTGCGACCGTCGTACTTTTTGGCATCGATGAACAAAGAAGCAGGGAACAACGGGATCAACGAAACAAATACTCGAGTAAAGAAGTGCTGCAGCATATCTTCAGTCATAAATTACTCGTGACAGTCCTTATCCTTTCCTGCCTGATTCAAGTGGCTAACTTCAGCATACAGCCACTTCTCGCCTTGTATGTTGATGAACTCACTTCTTCTAGTAATCTGGCATTCTTAGCAGGAATCGCCTTTTCTGCTACAGGATTCGGGAATTTGATCGCAACCAGGCGATGGGGGAAGCTTGGAGACGATATCGGGTACGAAAAGGTTCTATCCATCCTTCTCGTTCTCGCATCTATCTTCATCGTTCCACAGGCCCTGGCTGTCGAGCTATGGCAGCTTGTCCTTTTCCGTTTTCTGTTCGGAATTGCGATTGGCGGCATGATTCCATGTGTCACGGCATACATCCGTCAGGAAGCTCCTTTGAGTATGCAGGGGGAAGTCCTTGGATATAATCAGAGCTTCCGGTTTCTTGGTAATGTAATCGGCCCTGTCTTTGGAGGCGTCGTTTCCGGATATATTGGCATTTCTTCCGTTTTTTATGTAACAGGTGCTTTATTCTTGGGGGCATTTGGATTATTATGGTGGAGTATACATCATTCTGAAACCCCAAGTCATGTGAAAGATTACTAG